In one Chryseobacterium camelliae genomic region, the following are encoded:
- the pth gene encoding aminoacyl-tRNA hydrolase, with translation MKYLIVGLGNKGSEYENTRHNIGFKVVEKIAETLEAPFGTSNFGWLADGKYKGRRVFLLKPDTYMNLSGNAVRYWMQKENIPLENVLIVTDDLALPFGALRLKGKGSDAGHNGLKNIIEVLQTQNYARLRFGISAEFSEGRQVDYVLGTWNEEETEKLPERIEKFSKACLSFVFAGISNTMSAFNGK, from the coding sequence ATGAAATATTTAATTGTAGGACTGGGAAACAAAGGTTCCGAATATGAAAATACGCGTCATAATATAGGATTTAAAGTTGTTGAGAAAATAGCGGAAACCCTTGAAGCTCCATTCGGTACAAGTAATTTTGGGTGGTTGGCAGATGGAAAATATAAAGGAAGAAGAGTTTTTTTGCTAAAGCCGGATACTTATATGAATCTTTCGGGGAATGCTGTACGATACTGGATGCAGAAAGAAAATATTCCTTTAGAAAATGTATTAATTGTTACGGATGATCTGGCTCTTCCTTTTGGTGCTTTAAGATTGAAAGGAAAAGGTTCTGACGCAGGGCACAATGGTTTAAAGAATATTATTGAAGTACTGCAAACACAGAATTATGCCAGACTTCGTTTTGGAATTTCAGCGGAATTTTCTGAAGGACGACAGGTAGATTATGTATTGGGAACCTGGAACGAAGAAGAAACTGAAAAACTTCCGGAAAGAATTGAGAAATTTTCAAAAGCCTGTCTCTCATTTGTTTTTGCGGGTATTAGCAACACTATGTCAGCTTTTAATGGTAAATAA
- a CDS encoding carbonic anhydrase family protein, with protein sequence MKAHTYETQSTITPEKALEFLKEGNQRFVNNLKANRDLLEQVNATREGQWPFAVILSCIDSRTSAELIFDQGLGDVFSIRIAGNFVNQDILGSMEFGCNVAGSKLIVVLGHTKCGALKGGLDAAQIEGLGMDNLNHLINHFDPIIKEVIEEGEERSSKNSSLLERLNQQNVKSAIEDIRKQSSTLKNLEKEGKIKIVGANYDVETGVVTWL encoded by the coding sequence ATGAAAGCACATACATACGAAACTCAGTCAACGATCACCCCTGAAAAAGCATTAGAATTTTTAAAGGAAGGAAATCAAAGATTTGTCAATAATTTAAAAGCCAACAGAGATCTTTTAGAACAGGTAAATGCTACACGCGAAGGACAATGGCCTTTCGCTGTGATTTTAAGCTGTATTGACAGCAGAACTTCTGCCGAACTTATCTTTGACCAGGGCTTGGGCGATGTTTTCAGCATTAGAATTGCAGGCAATTTTGTAAATCAGGATATTTTAGGCTCCATGGAATTTGGTTGCAATGTCGCAGGATCGAAGCTTATTGTCGTTTTAGGACACACAAAATGCGGGGCTTTAAAAGGAGGATTAGACGCTGCGCAGATCGAAGGATTAGGAATGGATAACCTCAACCACCTGATCAATCATTTCGACCCGATCATTAAAGAGGTTATTGAAGAAGGTGAAGAAAGATCTTCAAAAAACAGCTCGCTGCTAGAAAGACTAAACCAGCAAAATGTAAAAAGCGCTATCGAAGACATCCGTAAGCAGAGTTCTACTTTGAAAAATCTTGAAAAAGAAGGAAAAATCAAGATCGTAGGAGCAAATTATGATGTAGAAACCGGTGTGGTAACCTGGTTATAG
- a CDS encoding SulP family inorganic anion transporter encodes MKKTSLIGGIKENFPSGLVVFLVALPLCLGIALASGAPPLSGVIAGIVGGLVVGFLSNSNISVSGPAAGLTAIVLTAITDLGAFELFLCAGIIAGLIQLVLGFIKAGSISNYFPNNVIEGMLAAIGIIIILKQIPHALGFDKDYEGHESIFDNGLNLNYFTELFGAIHPGAIIVTIVSVVILLAWDKVPALKRMKMLPGALVAVVAGIVLNEIFKMTGSSLAISPQHLVVLPVPQSFDDVKNLITMPDFAGFSNPKVWVVGATIAIVASIETLLCIEASDRLDKQRRITDTNLELKAQGIGNLVSSFIGGLPMTSVVVRSSANANAGATSKVSAIIHGILLLICVLSIPMILNLIPLATLAAVLILVGYKLAKPATFKHFWHLGKFQFIPFVATVIAVVATDLLKGVGIGLAISVFYILQGNMKRAYYLSREKLNDADGINIKLAEEVSFLNKAAIKKTLKNIKPNSNIIIDARGTSYIATDVLEMIQDFANIRAKEEDINVELLGFKTSYKDYETDEDSHVLITHRRAM; translated from the coding sequence ATGAAAAAAACATCATTAATAGGAGGAATAAAGGAGAATTTCCCTTCAGGACTCGTTGTATTTTTAGTGGCACTTCCTTTATGTTTAGGAATTGCTTTAGCATCGGGCGCTCCGCCATTATCCGGAGTTATCGCCGGAATTGTAGGAGGTTTGGTCGTAGGATTTTTGAGCAACTCTAATATTTCTGTATCGGGTCCTGCAGCTGGCTTAACAGCTATCGTGTTGACTGCCATTACAGATTTAGGCGCATTTGAACTGTTTCTTTGTGCAGGAATCATTGCTGGTCTCATTCAGTTAGTGTTAGGCTTCATAAAAGCCGGAAGCATCTCCAATTACTTTCCCAATAATGTAATTGAAGGAATGCTTGCAGCTATCGGAATCATCATTATATTAAAGCAAATTCCCCACGCATTAGGGTTTGATAAAGATTATGAAGGTCACGAATCTATTTTTGACAATGGTTTGAACCTCAATTACTTTACTGAATTATTTGGAGCCATTCATCCGGGAGCCATTATAGTAACTATAGTTTCAGTTGTCATTCTTTTGGCTTGGGACAAAGTACCCGCACTAAAGAGAATGAAAATGCTTCCTGGCGCCCTGGTTGCTGTAGTTGCAGGTATTGTATTGAATGAAATTTTCAAAATGACAGGGAGCTCATTAGCAATCAGCCCACAACATTTGGTTGTATTACCTGTTCCTCAGTCGTTTGATGATGTTAAAAACCTGATCACAATGCCAGATTTTGCAGGGTTTTCTAACCCTAAAGTTTGGGTTGTAGGAGCAACCATTGCCATTGTGGCTTCTATTGAAACCTTACTTTGCATTGAAGCATCAGACAGGTTGGATAAACAAAGAAGAATTACAGATACTAACCTTGAATTGAAAGCCCAGGGAATCGGAAATTTGGTAAGTTCTTTCATTGGCGGACTTCCTATGACTTCAGTAGTGGTAAGAAGTTCTGCAAATGCGAATGCAGGTGCTACATCGAAAGTTTCAGCAATCATTCACGGAATTTTACTTTTGATTTGTGTACTGTCTATCCCGATGATTTTGAATTTAATTCCGCTTGCTACATTAGCTGCTGTATTAATTTTAGTGGGTTATAAATTGGCAAAACCCGCTACCTTTAAACATTTCTGGCATTTAGGAAAATTCCAGTTTATTCCTTTTGTAGCGACGGTAATTGCCGTAGTTGCTACAGATTTATTAAAGGGAGTAGGAATAGGTTTAGCCATTTCCGTGTTCTATATTCTTCAGGGAAATATGAAAAGAGCTTATTATTTGAGCAGAGAAAAATTAAATGATGCAGACGGAATTAATATTAAATTGGCCGAAGAGGTATCTTTTCTAAACAAAGCAGCAATTAAAAAGACATTAAAAAACATAAAACCTAATTCTAACATAATAATTGATGCACGAGGAACTTCATATATCGCGACCGATGTATTGGAAATGATTCAAGATTTTGCCAATATCCGAGCAAAAGAAGAAGACATCAATGTAGAACTCTTAGGATTTAAAACATCGTATAAGGATTACGAGACAGATGAAGATTCTCATGTTTTAATTACACACAGAAGAGCTATGTAA